The DNA region AAAGTTTCTCCCTGCCCGCACTCAGGACCCTGGTTATGGACAACATCGAACGCTTCGACACCGGTGTCCCGGCCACCGCGTTCCGCCTGTCCTGGGTAGCCTATGTTCGTCCCGTCGTGACCCTCGCTGCCGCGCTCGTCATCGCCTGGTTCCTCCCCGTGCTGTATCGGTCGATTCTTGCGGTGCTGGCTTTGGCCTGGTTCGTCTACGCGGTCATGGAGGCAAGAGAGGTTCGCCTCTTCGTCAACGACGACGGCATCTGGGTACGCAGCGGCATCCTTCCGTGGAACCGCGGCGTCAGTGGAGTGAAGTGGCGTGACCTGGACGAAGCCTCGTTTCATACGGGCTTTTTCAGCTGGGCCGCCAGGTCCTACCGGGTGCGGATCGGTCACCGCTTTACGAAGAGCAGTGAGATCCTTCTGATGCACGTACACGAAGGCAATCGTGCGGTGGCGGAAATCAACGGGATTCATCGTGCAAGGATTTCGCGGGGTCACGACTGACGACGGCGAAACCGCTCGCTCGGTGTGGATAGCTACCCAGCGGGCTGTCGGGCTGTTGGGTAGCGCATCGATTACATGCCCGCGGCATCCAGCAGCGCGTTACCGCTCTGTCCCGCGCTTCCGCTCGTCTTGTAGGCATTGAGAAGAATGCCCTTCTTGTCGAATTCGAAGACGGCGTCTTCGTGCTCGTTAGGCTGGAACGGCATGGCGGCGATACGTGTGAACGTATAGTTCCAGACTTCCTTGCCCATCACCTCGGACTTCTTTGGCGGCTGGCCGATGGCGGCGATGACATCTTCTCGGCGGGTCTTGCCTTTGGTGAAGGAGTTCAGGGTCTCCTGGCTGATCTGGGTGCCCGTTTTGTGGTCGAGTGCGCTGCATCCGGCCATGGCGGCGACGGTCAGGGCTGCGACGGCGAAAGCTCCAGCGATCTTCATATGAGTTCCTCTCATGGTCTTGCGTGGGGATATCGTCAGCTGACGACCGCCCATTGTGCGTTGGCAAGAAACCGTTTGGGGCTGTCTTCACGCATTTTCAGACTAGTCCTATGCCGCTGCGCGGACGCGGCCCCGGCATGCGGGTTCTCCGACATCGACGACGTCAACTCCTTATTTACATTCCGCACCGCTTCCCGGTAGCCTCTCTTCCGCCCAAAACCATGGGCTACCTCATTTGCGCCACCGGACGGAGCAGTCAGTTGTTGAAGGTCAGGGATCCCCGCCGCCATTGCGCGGCGCAGGCTGCAAGCTCCACACGCGCCAAAGCTCATATCCATGAATCGCGACGTTTCTCCGTGCGAGGCGCATCTCTTTGCGACGCACGTGGACCGCTGGCGCGTGCCCGTGTGAGCGCACTTCGCGAACTACGTCACAGTTTCTGACAGGCACATCAGGGAGGCCACCGCATGGATGGCGGACGCATGTGTCTGTTTCCAAAGATCGACAATCATCGGTTGTGCTGCCCAGGCCAGCCACGATATCTCCAGGGGAACATCGAATGAATCGCACTTACCGTCTCGTATGGAACAGAGCCCTGCGCGTTGTCCAGGTCGCTTCGGAACTCTCGTCGAGCGAGGGCGCCGCAGCGGACGGCACGAATGCCGCGCCGCCGCGGATGACGCGTCTGTTCAGCGCGTTGCTGGCAGCCGGCCTTTGCTTATCGTCTGCCGTGGTCTTCGCGCAGAACGCGGCGCCTGGCGGCTCCGGCAACTCCGCGGCGGCCGGAAGGGTCCTCTCGGGCGCGGGCGGCGCGGGTAACGGGACGGGCGGGCAGGCGACGCATGTCGATTCGTCCTTCGACGCGAGCGTGATCGACGGCGCATCCGCGAACAACGGCGTGGGTGGCTCGGGCGCGTCAGGCATCGACGACCCCGAGGGGGCGACAGGCGTGGGTGGCGCGGGTGGTACGGTAGGCGCGCCGGGCACGGTGATCGTCGGCGGACGCGGCGGGGATGGCAGCACGGGCCATGCCCCGGGTGGCGGTGGCGGTGGCGGCGCGGGTGTCTATACCTCGGCGACGAGCTACAACGTTTCCGCTACCACCATCACGGGCGGCGCGGGCGGACATGGTGGCGGGCAGGATCTGATTGCCGGTGGGGCCGGGGGCGGTGGCGGTGGGGCCGGTCTGGTGTCGGGCGTCGCCAGCGGCTTCGTTCTCAATCTGTCAGCAGGGCAGTCGATCACGGGCGGTGCCGGCGGCGCGGGTGGCGCGGGCAGCACCACCGGCGTCTCGGTCGGTGGCGGTGGTGGCGGTGGTGGCGACGGCGTACTCATCACGGGTACGGCGGGTAAGGTCACCAATGCCAATGGAGCCACGATCACAGGCGGCGTGGGCGGCGCCGCCGGTGGGGGCAATTCGGCGTCGGGCGGCAGCGGCGCGTCCGGCGCCGGTATCCGTGCGCTGGCCTCGGGATTGCACGTCACCAACAATGGCACGATCGCCGGTGGTACGGCGACCGGCAACGGCGCGGCGGGCAACGCGATCGTGACCCAGGACAGCGCCGACATCGAGAACTACGGCACCCTCGCGGGTGGCGCGTTCACCGGCGGCCATGCATCGGCGGTGCTCTTCAACGGCGCCGGCAATGTGCTGGGGCTGCACGCGGGTACCGTGATTCAAGGCGCCATCGAGCTTGCCAGTAACGCGAGCGCCTCGATCGTCGCGGATGCCGCCGTATCACTGAATGGCGTCACGCTCGACGGCGGCACGGCCGACGTCGTCTTCAACGCGACCAACGGCGGCTCGATCGACCTCGGTGGCGACCTTACCGGCACGGGCAACGTCCGTAGCACGGGCGTGGGCAGCCTGACGCTGGACAACGTCAACCTTACCGGCTCGCTGGCGCTGAGCCACACCGGCGGTACCCATACCGCGGGCACCGTGCAGACGACCGGCGCGCAGACCTACCTCGGTGGCGTGACGCTGGACGGCGCCACGCTGTTTTCCAGCGCCTCGAACATCGGCTTCAACGGCGTGACCGCCGGCACCGACGCCCTCAGCGTCACCGCCGGTGGCACGATCACCGCCAGCGGCGTGGTCACGCTCGGTGGCAGCAGTGTCTTCACCGCGCTCGGTCATGACATCACGATGACCAACGCGGGCAACCGCTTTGCCGGACTGCTGACCGCGACGGGCCGCAATATCGCCATTGCTTCGAACAGCGCGTTATCCGTGGGTCCGGTCAGCGCCACGGGCAATGTCACGCTGACCGGCACCGCCATCACACTGCAGAACGATCTGCAGGCGACGGGCACGCTGACGCTCACCGGTGACAGTGTCACGCAGACCGCGGGCGGCGTAGTGGTCGGGACCCTGACGGGCAGCACGACCGGCGACTTCGTCCTTGCGAGCACCAATAACGCCATCGCCACGCTGGGTAACCTCACGGCGCAGAACGCGACGCTTGCGGGCGCCACACCACTCAACATCACCGGCACGGTCAACGTGCAGTCCCTCGCGTTGTCGTCGGCCGGCCGCTCGGTGCTGACCGGTACGCTCACGTCGACCGGCAACATCACGCTCCAGTCCGGGACGGAACTCGCCGTCGGTGGTGGCGGGACTACCGGTGCGCTTACCGGCAACGTGGTGGACAACGGCACGCTGTCGTTCAACCGTTCCAATAACGTCAGCTTTACGGGCGATCTCAGCGGCGCGGGTGCGCTGGTGAAGAACGGCGCGGGCAAGCTGTTGTTCGACGGCGACGGCAGCGGCTTCACGGGGAACACCACGGTCAGCGCCGGCAGCCTGATCGTCGGCAGCGCGGCGAACAGCACGGCGGTGCTTGGCGGCCCGAACGGCGCGGGTGCCGGCGTCACGGTCAATGGCAGTGGCACGCTCGGTGGCCACGGCACCATCGCGACGAACGTCGACGTCCTCTCGGGCGGTACGTTGTCGCCGGGCAATTCCGTAGGAACGCTGACGGTCGACGGCAATCTCACCCTCGAGCAGGGCAGCACGCTGCAGGCCGAGTTTGGTGGGCTTGGCTCGGGCGACCAGGTGGTCGTGTCGGGCAACCTCGCTCTCAACGGTGCCACGCTCAACGTCGTCGATGCCGGTGGCATGACCAACGGCGTCTACAATCTTTTCAGCACCGGTGGCACGCTCAGCACGAGCAACGGCGGTCTGGTGCTCGGCACGACGCCGGCGGGCCACCCGCTGACGCTGCAGTATCTGACCAGCTTCGGCCAGGTGAACCTGATCGATAACTCGACCTCGAACCTGAGCTTCTGGAACGCCAACGGCCTCGCCTCCGCTACGCAGATGGGCGGCGGCACCGGCGTCTGGTCGACCACCGCGCCGAACTGGACCGACGCCACCGGCACGCAGCCGAACGGTCAGATGTCGCCGCAGCCGGGCTTTGCCATCTTCGGTGGCGCCGCGGGCACGGTCACGGTCGACGGTACGCCAGGCCAGCTCCAGGCGACGGGCATGCAGTTCCTCACCGACGGCTACACGCTGACCGGTGACTCGGTACAGCTGCTGACCACCGATGGCACGACGCCGATCATCCGAGTCGGCGACGGTACGGCCAGCAGTGCGCCGTACACGGCGACGGTGTCGAGCGTGCTGACGGGCAACCAGGGCATGGAGAAGGCCGACGCGGGTACGCTCGTGCTGACCGCGGCCAATACGTATACGGGTAACACCGTGGTTTCGGGTGGCACGCTTGCCGTCTCTGCCGATAACAACCTGGGCGATGCCGCCAATGGTGTGACGCTTCAGGGCGGCACGCTGGGTATTACCGGCACGTCCTTCACCACGACCGACCGGGCGCTGACCCTCGCCTCCGGCACGGGCGGCACGCTGGCGGTCGCCGATGCGGGCAACGTCTTCAACTGGCACGGCGGCATCACTGGCGCGGGTACGCTCACCGTGCAGGGCCCGGGCACGCTGCTGCTCGATCATGCCAACAGCTACACCGGCGACACCGTGGTCAACGGCACGCTGCAGCTCGCCGCGAACGGCGCCATCGGCACCGGTACGCTGGTGCTCAATGGCGGTAGTCGCGTCGCGCTGTACGCGCCCGGCACGACGCTGGCCAATTCGGTGGTCGTCGGCGGCGAGACCACGCTCGACACCGGCGCGGGCACCGCGACGCTGACCGGCGCGGTGTCGTCCGCGGCGGGTAGCGACACCTCGCTCGACATCGTGCACAAGACCGGCACGGGCACGCTGTTGCTTGCGAACGCGGTCTCGCTGGGCGCCGTCAATATCGACGCCGGTACGCTGCAGATCGGCAACGGCGCGACCAGCGGCAGTCTGGAGGGCAATGTCGTGAACAACGGTGCGCTGGTTTTCCAGCGCGCCGACAACACGAGCTTCGGCGGTGTGCTCAGCGGCGCGGGTACCGTCAGCAAGCTCGGCGCAGCCAATCTGCAGCTCACCGGTGACAGCTCGGCATTCGCTGGCTCGACCACGGTGAGCTCGGGCAGCCTCCAGGTCGACGGCTCGCTCGGCGGCTCGCTCACCTTCGCCAGCGGCACGACGTTCACCGGTAACGGCACCGCGGGCAACGTCACGTTGCAGAGCGGATCGATCCTGTCGCCAGGCGGTGCGGGCATCGGCAAGCTCGCCACCGCGGGCGACCTCACCGTCGCCGCCGGCACGCAGTACTCGCTGGACCTCGACAATACCGGCAAGAGCGACACGGTCAGCGTCGGCGGCAAGGCGACGCTGCAAGGGGGCTCGGTCGTCAGCCTTGCGAGTGCCGCAGGCAAGTGGAGCCCGACCGCGACGTACACGATCCTGACCGCCGCCAACGGTGTCAGTGGCACGTTCAGCAATGTGTCGAGCAACCTCGCGTTCCTGACACCCCAGCTGGCGTACACCGCCAACGCGTTGAACCTCACGCTCATCCGCAACGACATCCTGTTTGCCGACATCGGTGCTACCCGCAACCAGAAGGCGACGGCAGCGGCGATCGAATCGATCGGCGAGGACCAGCCTGTGTTCGACACGGTGGTGAAGCTCGACGCCGCTTCGGCACGTCGTGCCTACGACCAATTGTCGGGTGAAATTCACGCCAACCTGCAGGGTGCCATCGCGGACGACGACCGTTACAAGCGCGAAGCGATCAACCAGCACCTGCTGACCCAGTTCGCCGATGAAACGGAAGACTCGTTCGCGACGTGGGCCTCGGCATGGGGCCATCGCGGCCACCATGAAGAAGACGGCAATGCGTCGAAGCTGGATGCCAGCGGTAGCGGCGTCTTCGTCGGTGCGGACAAGGGCATCGCGGATCGCTCGCGTATCGGTGTGGCGCTCGGCAGCGGTCGTGTCTCCGCCGATGCGCGCGACGATTCCGCCAGCGGCAATACGCTGACGGCGGCGATCTATGGCGGCGCCGACCTCGGCGACGTGATGATTCAGGCCGGCGGCATCTATTCGCGTTACGACATCGACACGCATCGCACGGTCGACGTGGATTCGCTGGCCGGTCGCCTGAGCGGCACCACCAAGGCGCACTCGCTGCAGGGTTTCGTCGAAGGCTCCTACGAGTTCCGTTGGGACAGCGGTGCGCTGGCGCCGTTCCTCAACATCGCCCAGCAGCAGCTTCGCACCAACTCGTCCGACGAGCGCGGTTCGAATGCGGCGTTGCACGTGATGGGCAGCAAGAGCGACCTGACCTACGGCACCCTCGGCGTACGCGGGCGTAAGGACTTCGGCGAAGACGGCCGCTTCGGCATCTTCGGCAGCGTGGGCTGGCAGCACGCGGCCGGCGACACCGACACGAGCAGCAAGCAGCGCTTCCTCGAAGGCGGCAACGCGTTCCAAGTGATGGGCACGCCGGTCGGGAAGAATGCGGGCGTGGGCGTCTTCGGTGTCCGTTTCCTCGCGACGCCGACCGTCACCATCGATGCCTCGTGGAATGGTCAGTTCGCCAGCGAGGCGAAGGACCAGTCGGCTCGCCTGGCACTCAACTGGGTGTTCTGATCGAAGGCCCGGGCCACGTTTCGGCGTGCGCCCGGGCCGTTCCGACTTACGGAACGTCGGGTACGACCGGGGCGGGAGTCTGTGCCACGCGCTCCGCCGTTCCGGCGTGAGGCTGGCTTGCCGACTGCTGCATGGCCTGCATCTGTGCCCGCTGGATCTCGTGGATGTACACGCCGTACATCACGCACAGCATCAAAGCCATCACGATCACGGCACCCACGGCGGCGAAGACCGGCGCGCGACCTGGTGTCCGGTCGTCCACGTCGGCCCAGGGCGCGGTGTCATTGGCGGACAGTACGGGAAGCGGCGGCTCGGAGACCTTGCCGAGCATGGCGCGTATGCCCACCCCGTCGATCAGCGTGACATGCGGAAACCGCGACGCCGCCTCGATGGCGGGGCGGGTGAATTCACCCGAGCTGACCACGATGGCGCGGGTGGCCCCGGCGGCATGCATGACGCCCATCAACTGGTGCACGTCATGGTGCGGCACCTGCTGTGCGACCCAGTGCTTGCACTGAACGACGGTGATTTCGTCGCCACGCGTCAGCGTGAGGTTGCTGCCGATGCCGACGTCGTCACTGTGACCCGCGAGATCCGGGCCGGCATGCTCGACGATGTAGCCTCGTTCCCGATAGTAGGTGGCGACGAGTCGCTCGAACTCACTCCGCGATACACGGGTGAGTGCGTCGTCGTGCCGAAAACGCACAGGTTTGGTGAACCTCATCGCCAGCGATCCGCGATGATCGACCGGAAGTCGCGCCCATGGGCGCCGTGCAGGACTGCCATGGTATTCCCCCTGATCGAGCGTCGCGCCCCCTTGGTACGTCGCTGGATGCTGTGGAATATAGCGCGTTATTCTGTGGATTCCTGTAGGCGAACGCCTACATCGCATTGCCTAAGTAGGTAATCGTTTTCACTCGTAAGTAGTATCTGCGTACTCGACGAAGCAAGGACATCGTTTTGCGACATCCCATGAGATCGATCTTCATCGGCGCCGCGGTACTCGCGCCCGCGCTCAGCTACGCCGCAGGCTTCGACTGCGCGAAGGCCTCCACCCCGATCGAAAAAGCGATCTGCGCATCGCCCGGCGTCTCGGCGCTCGACGGCGAGCTGGGCGACGCGTTCAAGGCCGCCCTGGCCGGCCACCCCGGCAAAGCCGACGCGCTCAAGCTCGATCAGCGTCACTGGCTGGCCAGTCGCGATGAAGCAATCAGCAGCCAGATACGCGACGAGCCAGGCAAGACGTTGTCCGGTGACGTGGCCCGGTATCGCGACCGTATCGACTTCCTGAAGGGTCTGGACTCACCCGTTCCTAAACCACTGGACGTGATCGCCGCCGCTTTGCCGAAGCTCTCGGGCAGCCAATACGACGTGCTTCACGGGCTGGCGGCCAAGGGCGTGCCGCTGGTGGTCGCGAAGAGCAGCGACATGAGCAAGCCGTCCGACTTTCCCTACGAGGCGGATAAGACCGTCGCGAACGCGCTCACTGAAGGAAGCGGCGACGCGCAGTACCGCGTTCTCGCGGGATCGCCCGTGAGTTCCGTGTATTCGTTGCAGGGGACGGCGAACTGCTGGTCGGAAACGCCGTTCCGCATCGAAGGCAAAAAGGCTATCGCCGTCGAGGCTCCGGACGCCTGGGGTGCCGACTGCATGTCGTCGCACGAGCTAG from Luteibacter mycovicinus includes:
- a CDS encoding outer membrane protein assembly factor BamE; protein product: MKIAGAFAVAALTVAAMAGCSALDHKTGTQISQETLNSFTKGKTRREDVIAAIGQPPKKSEVMGKEVWNYTFTRIAAMPFQPNEHEDAVFEFDKKGILLNAYKTSGSAGQSGNALLDAAGM
- a CDS encoding autotransporter-associated beta strand repeat-containing protein encodes the protein MNRTYRLVWNRALRVVQVASELSSSEGAAADGTNAAPPRMTRLFSALLAAGLCLSSAVVFAQNAAPGGSGNSAAAGRVLSGAGGAGNGTGGQATHVDSSFDASVIDGASANNGVGGSGASGIDDPEGATGVGGAGGTVGAPGTVIVGGRGGDGSTGHAPGGGGGGGAGVYTSATSYNVSATTITGGAGGHGGGQDLIAGGAGGGGGGAGLVSGVASGFVLNLSAGQSITGGAGGAGGAGSTTGVSVGGGGGGGGDGVLITGTAGKVTNANGATITGGVGGAAGGGNSASGGSGASGAGIRALASGLHVTNNGTIAGGTATGNGAAGNAIVTQDSADIENYGTLAGGAFTGGHASAVLFNGAGNVLGLHAGTVIQGAIELASNASASIVADAAVSLNGVTLDGGTADVVFNATNGGSIDLGGDLTGTGNVRSTGVGSLTLDNVNLTGSLALSHTGGTHTAGTVQTTGAQTYLGGVTLDGATLFSSASNIGFNGVTAGTDALSVTAGGTITASGVVTLGGSSVFTALGHDITMTNAGNRFAGLLTATGRNIAIASNSALSVGPVSATGNVTLTGTAITLQNDLQATGTLTLTGDSVTQTAGGVVVGTLTGSTTGDFVLASTNNAIATLGNLTAQNATLAGATPLNITGTVNVQSLALSSAGRSVLTGTLTSTGNITLQSGTELAVGGGGTTGALTGNVVDNGTLSFNRSNNVSFTGDLSGAGALVKNGAGKLLFDGDGSGFTGNTTVSAGSLIVGSAANSTAVLGGPNGAGAGVTVNGSGTLGGHGTIATNVDVLSGGTLSPGNSVGTLTVDGNLTLEQGSTLQAEFGGLGSGDQVVVSGNLALNGATLNVVDAGGMTNGVYNLFSTGGTLSTSNGGLVLGTTPAGHPLTLQYLTSFGQVNLIDNSTSNLSFWNANGLASATQMGGGTGVWSTTAPNWTDATGTQPNGQMSPQPGFAIFGGAAGTVTVDGTPGQLQATGMQFLTDGYTLTGDSVQLLTTDGTTPIIRVGDGTASSAPYTATVSSVLTGNQGMEKADAGTLVLTAANTYTGNTVVSGGTLAVSADNNLGDAANGVTLQGGTLGITGTSFTTTDRALTLASGTGGTLAVADAGNVFNWHGGITGAGTLTVQGPGTLLLDHANSYTGDTVVNGTLQLAANGAIGTGTLVLNGGSRVALYAPGTTLANSVVVGGETTLDTGAGTATLTGAVSSAAGSDTSLDIVHKTGTGTLLLANAVSLGAVNIDAGTLQIGNGATSGSLEGNVVNNGALVFQRADNTSFGGVLSGAGTVSKLGAANLQLTGDSSAFAGSTTVSSGSLQVDGSLGGSLTFASGTTFTGNGTAGNVTLQSGSILSPGGAGIGKLATAGDLTVAAGTQYSLDLDNTGKSDTVSVGGKATLQGGSVVSLASAAGKWSPTATYTILTAANGVSGTFSNVSSNLAFLTPQLAYTANALNLTLIRNDILFADIGATRNQKATAAAIESIGEDQPVFDTVVKLDAASARRAYDQLSGEIHANLQGAIADDDRYKREAINQHLLTQFADETEDSFATWASAWGHRGHHEEDGNASKLDASGSGVFVGADKGIADRSRIGVALGSGRVSADARDDSASGNTLTAAIYGGADLGDVMIQAGGIYSRYDIDTHRTVDVDSLAGRLSGTTKAHSLQGFVEGSYEFRWDSGALAPFLNIAQQQLRTNSSDERGSNAALHVMGSKSDLTYGTLGVRGRKDFGEDGRFGIFGSVGWQHAAGDTDTSSKQRFLEGGNAFQVMGTPVGKNAGVGVFGVRFLATPTVTIDASWNGQFASEAKDQSARLALNWVF
- a CDS encoding restriction endonuclease yields the protein MRFTKPVRFRHDDALTRVSRSEFERLVATYYRERGYIVEHAGPDLAGHSDDVGIGSNLTLTRGDEITVVQCKHWVAQQVPHHDVHQLMGVMHAAGATRAIVVSSGEFTRPAIEAASRFPHVTLIDGVGIRAMLGKVSEPPLPVLSANDTAPWADVDDRTPGRAPVFAAVGAVIVMALMLCVMYGVYIHEIQRAQMQAMQQSASQPHAGTAERVAQTPAPVVPDVP
- a CDS encoding lysozyme inhibitor LprI family protein, which gives rise to MRSIFIGAAVLAPALSYAAGFDCAKASTPIEKAICASPGVSALDGELGDAFKAALAGHPGKADALKLDQRHWLASRDEAISSQIRDEPGKTLSGDVARYRDRIDFLKGLDSPVPKPLDVIAAALPKLSGSQYDVLHGLAAKGVPLVVAKSSDMSKPSDFPYEADKTVANALTEGSGDAQYRVLAGSPVSSVYSLQGTANCWSETPFRIEGKKAIAVEAPDAWGADCMSSHELVKIAGDYAAVVVGYGGADELRVQAARWEGKAFGKDALLVARFDHTLSIKGSACAPKQSPCDDFAATAMTVANRFDRSPLADTLARLPQGADKAAYAAAYAAATADDGMAAKKSQTRPSLPDFGTGFTDGSMADYSAEGTLFPLTFRGETLLGYIDHGHVGWRVNDDWIVSAWRLKAGQLEPVASAYIEVKRGAFLLSSMVPVPAPDPH